Proteins from one Setaria italica strain Yugu1 chromosome V, Setaria_italica_v2.0, whole genome shotgun sequence genomic window:
- the LOC101775291 gene encoding uncharacterized protein At2g34160 gives MVVEEITEGVKNLSVAGDAAASGAGNGGEGQKRGGSGGSSNRIQVSNTKKPLFFYVNLAKRYMQQHGDVELSALGMAIATVVTVAEILKNNGFAIEKKIRTSTVEINDESRGRPFQKAKIEIVLGKSDKFDELMAAAAEERGEVKDGEEQQA, from the exons ATGGTGGTGGAGGAGATCACCGAGGGCGTGAAGAACCTCAGCGTCGCCGGGGATGCGGCGGCGTCAGGCGCCGGCAACGGCGGGGAGGGGCAGAagaggggcggcagcggcgggagcaGCAACCGCATCCAGGTGTCCAACACCAAGAAGCCCCTCTTCTTCTACGTCAACCTCGCCAAG AGGTATATGCAGCAGCACGGCGATGTTGAGCTCTCCGCGCTCGGAATGG CCATAGCGACAGTTGTGACCGTGGCGGAGATTCTGAAGAATAATGGGTTTGCTATTGAAAAGA AGATTAGAACATCTACTGTGGAAATAAATGACGAATCTAGAGGCCGCCCATTCCAAAAGGCCAAG ATTGAGATAGTGTTGGGGAAGAGCGACAAATTCGATGAGCTGATGGCCGCTGCCGCGGAAGAGAGGGGAGAAGTGAAAGATGGTGAAGAGCAGCAGGCTTAA
- the LOC101773384 gene encoding DCC family protein At1g52590, chloroplastic isoform X2 — MATAAQCSSWYYASPTLPLHRRHGLLPRRQPPQAAARGGRWPRLQVAAAAAGARAEDSMKVATDAEFFQPSDTRPIMLFDGVCNLCNGGVRFVREHDHNRSIRYVPLQSESGRKLLQRSGRSPDDISSVVLVEKDRSYIKSEAVLRIMEYLNLPFPQLAIFLKFVPLFLRDFAYDNVANNRYIVFGRSKTEACEIL, encoded by the exons ATGGCAACCGCCGCTCAGTGCTCCTCCTGGTACTACGCGTCGCCCACCCTGCCGCTCCACCGACGGCACGGCCTCCTgccgcggcggcagccgccGCAAGCCGCCGCACGGGGAGGGCGGTGGCCGAGGttgcaggtggcggcggcggccgccggggctCGGGCGGAGGACTCCATGAAGGTGGCCACGGACGCCGAGTTCTTCCAGCCCTCCGACACCAGGCCCATCATGCTCTTCGACG GCGTTTGCAACCTCTGCAACGGGGGCGTCCGGTTCGTGCGGGAGCACGACCACAACAG GAGCATCAGGTACGTGCCCCTGCAGAGCGAGTCGGGGAGGAAGCTCTTGCAGAGGTCAGGAAGATCCCCCGACGACATCTCCAGCGTTGTTCTCGTCGAGAAGGATAG GTCCTACATCAAGTCTGAAGCAGTGCTGAGGATAATGGAGTACCTCAACCTGCCCTTCCCTCAGCTCGCAATCTTCCTCAAGTTTGTCCCTCT GTTCCTGAGGGACTTCGCATACGACAATGTTGCAAACAACAGGTACATTGTGTTTGGCCGATCCAAAACGGAAGCATGTGAGATATTGTGA
- the LOC101773384 gene encoding uncharacterized protein LOC101773384 isoform X3 has protein sequence MPSVLGLSAGAVMETLSTLTWLHWNKGGCRISVKVRNMSGCFQESDEEMQVCNWYTMEPEAAYLSVIAIPPDGALAVDLTIPIHRQVVDAEEGTLKRNLVQQERPSCRDDHDRRALVAANRLPCRQERLFDSEEDGGESEMQEATRLQQKQAIQFNQWCSCCYLCIISLAIPMRMEVEDVVDLFLA, from the exons ATGCCGTCTGTGTTGGGGCTATCAGCTGGGGCAGTTATGGAGACGTTGTCCACACTCACCTGGCTGCACTGGAACAAG GGCGGTTGTCGCATCTCTGTCAAAGTGAGAAACATGTCAGGTTGTTTTCAAGAATCAGATGAAgaaatgcaagtatgcaactGGTATACGATGGAGCCTGAAGCAGCCTACCTTTCGGTTATAGCAATCCCACCAGATGGCGCCTTGGCCGTCGATCTCACCATTCCCATCCATCGTCAAGTCGTCGACGCCGAGGAAG GGACCCTGAAACGAAACCTGGTTCAGCAAGAACGTCCTTCCTGCCGGGACGACCATGATCGCCGTGCGCTGGTCGCCGCAAACCGCTTGCCATGCCGCCAAGAACGCCTTTTCGACAGTGAGGAGGACGGAGGGGAATCAGAAATGCAAGAAGCGACACGATTGCAGCAGAAGCAAGCGATTCAATTCAATCAATGGTGTTCGTGCTGTTACCTGTGCATCATCTCTCTTGCCATCCCCATGCGCATGGAAGTTGAGGACGTTGTAGATCTGTTTCTGGCCTAG
- the LOC101773384 gene encoding uncharacterized protein LOC101773384 isoform X1, with the protein MPSVLGLSAGAVMETLSTLTWLHWNKGGCRISVKVRNMSGCFQESDEEMQVCNWYTMEPEAAYLSVIAIPPDGALAVDLTIPIHRQVVDAEEGQEVGRFSCPNVVWCHNVAIQLQITSSAGTLKRNLVQQERPSCRDDHDRRALVAANRLPCRQERLFDSEEDGGESEMQEATRLQQKQAIQFNQWCSCCYLCIISLAIPMRMEVEDVVDLFLA; encoded by the exons ATGCCGTCTGTGTTGGGGCTATCAGCTGGGGCAGTTATGGAGACGTTGTCCACACTCACCTGGCTGCACTGGAACAAG GGCGGTTGTCGCATCTCTGTCAAAGTGAGAAACATGTCAGGTTGTTTTCAAGAATCAGATGAAgaaatgcaagtatgcaactGGTATACGATGGAGCCTGAAGCAGCCTACCTTTCGGTTATAGCAATCCCACCAGATGGCGCCTTGGCCGTCGATCTCACCATTCCCATCCATCGTCAAGTCGTCGACGCCGAGGAAGGTCAGGAGGTTGGCAGATTTTCTTGTCCAAATGTGGTTTGGTGCCACAACGTTGCCATCCAGCTGCAGATTACGAGCTCAGCTG GGACCCTGAAACGAAACCTGGTTCAGCAAGAACGTCCTTCCTGCCGGGACGACCATGATCGCCGTGCGCTGGTCGCCGCAAACCGCTTGCCATGCCGCCAAGAACGCCTTTTCGACAGTGAGGAGGACGGAGGGGAATCAGAAATGCAAGAAGCGACACGATTGCAGCAGAAGCAAGCGATTCAATTCAATCAATGGTGTTCGTGCTGTTACCTGTGCATCATCTCTCTTGCCATCCCCATGCGCATGGAAGTTGAGGACGTTGTAGATCTGTTTCTGGCCTAG
- the LOC101772974 gene encoding embryo-specific protein ATS3A encodes MASRCRRSQSPALLALAVLSCLQLALPAASQLSPTTTRPLPRPTATTTTTTPLEAGSGEVAGSGDIGGVAGRACTYTVQIKTSCSSPRRSPDAVSLAFGDTYRNEVYAARVTPARGFERCAKDTFRVTGPCGYGVCYLYLRRTGGVGWTPEWVRVYEPTSSTPSTFYYGDPLSNGVWYGTNRCLRRGAGGGASSEPVVAAAQALRL; translated from the coding sequence ATGGCCTCCCGCTGCCGGCGGTCGCAGAGCCCCGCCCTGCTCGCGCTCGCCGTGCTCTCCTGCCTGCAGCTCGCCCTCCCCGCCGCGTCGCAGCTGTCGCCGACGACGACCCGGCCTCTCCCGCGCCCCACCGCCACGACCACGACAACGACACCGCTGGAAGCGGGTAGCGGAGAGgtcgccggcagcggcgacatcggcggcgtcgcggggcgcgcgtGCACGTACACGGTGCAGATCAAGACGAGCTGCTCGTCCCCGCGGAGGTCCCCGGACGCGGTGAGCCTGGCGTTCGGCGACACGTACCGGAACGAGGTGTACGCGGCGCGGGTGACGCCGGCGCGCGGGTTCGAGCGGTGCGCCAAGGACACGTTCAGGGTGACCGGGCCCTGCGGCTACGGCGTCTGCTACCTCTACCTCCGCcgcaccggcggcgtcgggtGGACGCCCGAGTGGGTCAGGGTGTACGAGCCCACCTCCAGCACGCCCTCCACCTTCTACTACGGCGACCCGCTCTCCAACGGCGTCTGGTACGGCACCaaccgctgcctccgccgcggcgccggtggcggcgcctcCTCCGAGCCTGTCGTTGCCGCGGCGCAGGCGCTGCGACTGTGA